A region from the Arachis ipaensis cultivar K30076 chromosome B01, Araip1.1, whole genome shotgun sequence genome encodes:
- the LOC107632363 gene encoding probable alpha,alpha-trehalose-phosphate synthase [UDP-forming] 9: MVARSCINLLDLVPREVLNFPQTHRALRRVMTVPRTFSDVDGKRRDDDDDEAEDYSNAFSSECNQKIIIVANFLPINAEKDKKTGRWCFTYDEGSILWQLKDSISSETDVFYVGSLKADVDASEQENVSVELLEEFNCVPTFIPSELQKQFYHGFCKQHLWPIFHDMLPMFADFRNGFDRSLWHAYVSANKIFADKVMEVINPEQDYVWVHDYHLMVLPTFLRRRCNKIKLGYFLHSPFPSSEIYRTLPVRDEILKALLNSDLIGFHTFDYARHFLSCCSRILGLKSESKRGYIELEYFGRIISIKSLPVGIHVGWLQSALDHSSSLVKAREIYKKFKGKKLVLGVDDMDIFKGIGLKLLAMEELLQQYPEFQGELVLVQIVNPPRSNGKDVEEAQKETYITANRINKRFGFAGYQPVIIIDHPIPVYEKISYFALADCCIVNAVRDGMNLIPYEYVVCRQGSSKMDEALELDPDSPHTSALVVSEFMGCSPSLSSAIRVNPWDINGVADAMNLAIKMPSEEQQLRHDKHYRYVKSHDLAYWSRSFMRHLEHSCKDHFRNHCWGMGFGLSFRVLSLSPSFRKVSNYNIVSAYKRTSCRAIFLDYDGTIVPHSSVVKLPSAEVIAILNNICNDPNNTVFIVSGRGKTTLGEWFNQCKNLGIAAEHGYFVRWGQESTWEMSHICTNFVWKSIAEPVMRLYTEATEGAYIETKESALVWHYRDADPDFGSWQAKQLLDHLDSVLANEPVVVKKGKHIIEVMPQGITKGLVAEEVLSSMAENGKSPDFVLCIGDDRSDEDMFESLLTKAYGGTSLPAPEIFSCTVGQKPSKAKYYLDDTVDVMRLLQALGTS, encoded by the exons ATGGTGGCAAGATCATGCATCAATTTGTTGGACTTGGTGCCAAGGGAAGTTTTAAATTTCCCTCAAACTCATCGAGCTCTTCGGCGAGTTATGACAGTTCCAAGAACATTTTCTGATGTAGATGGCAAAAGaagggatgatgatgatgatgaagcgGAGGATTATTCAAATGCTTTCTCATCAGAATGCAACCAAAAGATAATCATAGTAGCAAATTTTCTTCCAATCAATGCTGAAAAGGACAAAAAAACCGGCAGATGGTGTTTTACTTATGATGAAGGTTCTATTTTGTGGCAGTTAAAAGATTCTATCTCTTCTGAAACCGATGTTTTTTACGTGGGATCGTTGAAGGCCGATGTAGATGCTAGCGAACAAGAGAATGTTTCTGTTGAGTTGTTGGAGGAGTTCAATTGTGTGCCTACCTTCATTCCTTCAGAACTACAGAAACAATTCTATCATGGATTCTGCAAGCAACATTTGTGGCCTATATTCCATGACATGTTGCCAATGTTTGCTGACTTTCGCAATGGCTTCGATCGATCCTTATGGCATGCTTATGTGTCTGCTAACAAGATTTTTGCAGATAAAGTCATGGAGGTCATTAATCCAGAACAGGATTATGTGTGGGTTCATGATTATCATCTTATGGTTCTTCCAACATTTCTGCGAAGGCGTTGTAATAAGATCAAGCTAGGATACTTCCTTCATAGTCCATTTCCTTCATCAGAAATCTATAGGACTTTACCTGTTAGAGATGAAATTTTGAAAGCATTACTCAATTCAGATTTAATTGGCTTTCATACATTTGATTACGCGCGCCATTTTCTTTCGTGTTGTAGTCGAATTCTTGGCTTAAAGTCTGAATCTAAAAGGGGTTACATTGAGCTTGAATACTTTGGCCGTATAATATCCATTAAAAGTTTGCCAGTGGGGATTCATGTGGGTTGGCTTCAATCTGCATTAGACCACTCTTCTTCTTTAGTCAAAGCCAGAGAAATCTACAAGAAATTTAAGGGTAAGAAACTTGTTCTTGGTGTTGATGATATGGACATATTCAAAGGTATCGGTCTAAAGCTCTTGGCAATGGAAGAACTCCTTCAGCAGTATCCGGAATTTCAGGGTGAACTTGTGCTTGTCCAGATTGTGAATCCACCAAGGAGTAACGGCAAAGATGTCGAGGAAGCGCAGAAGGAGACATATATTACTGCTAATAGGATAAACAAAAGGTTTGGTTTTGCCGGTTACCAACCtgtgatcatcattgatcatccTATTCCTGTGTATGAGAAGATTTCTTACTTTGCTTTGGCAGATTGTTGCATTGTGAATGCGGTAAGAGATGGTATGAATTTGATTCCATATGAGTATGTAGTGTGTAGGCAGGGGAGTTCTAAAATGGATGAAGCTCTAGAACTTGATCCtgattctccacatacaagtgcACTTGTAGTTTCCGAATTCATGGGCTGCTCGCCATCTCTTAGTAGCGCAATCCGGGTGAATCCATGGGACATCAATGGTGTAGCTGATGCAATGAATTTGGCCATCAAAATGCCAAGTGAAGAGCAACAGTTGCGACATGATAAGCACTATCGATATGTTAAGTCTCATGATTTAGCTTACTGGAGCAGAAGTTTTATGCGGCATCTAGAACACTCTTGTAAGGATCATTTTAGGAATCATTGCTGGGGAATGGGGTTTGGTCTGAGTTTTAGAGTCTTGTCCCTTTCTCCAAGTTTCAGGAAGGTTTCGAATTACAACATTGTCTCAGCATATAAAAGGACTAGTTGCAGGGCAATTTTTCTGGATTATGATGGTACAATTGTGCCTCATTCCTCCGTTGTTAAACTCCCAAGTGCTGAAGTCATAGCCATTCTAAATAACATTTGCAATGACCCTAACAACACAGTGTTTATAGTAAGTGGCAGAGGAAAAACCACATTGGGTGAATGGTTCAATCAGTGTAAGAATCTTGGTATAGCAGCTGAGCATGGTTATTTTGTGAG ATGGGGTCAAGAATCAACTTGGGAAATGAGTCATATTTGTACAAACTTTGTATGGAAAAGCATTGCTGAACCTGTGATGAGATTGTACACCGAGGCAACGGAAGGCGCCTATATAGAGACCAAAGAGAGTGCCTTGGTATGGCATTATCGCGACGCGGATCCTGATTTTGGATCTTGGCAAGCCAAGCAGCTGCTAGATCACCTTGATAGTGTTCTTGCAAATGAGCCTGTAGTTGTTAAGAAAGGAAAGCATATCATTGAAGTAATGCCACAG GGGATTACCAAAGGTCTAGTTGCAGAGGAGGTTCTTTCTTCCATGGCCGAAAATGGGAAATCGCCAGATTTTGTATTGTGCATTGGGGATGACAGGTCTGATGAAGACATGTTTGAGAGCTTATTAACCAAAGCTTATGGTGGAACATCTTTGCCAGCACCAGAAATCTTTTCATGCACTGTTGGTCAAAAACCAAGTAAAGCTAAGTACTACTTAGATGATACAGTGGATGTGATGAGGTTGCTCCAAGCTCTTGGTACTTCTTGA
- the LOC110266287 gene encoding uncharacterized protein LOC110266287: MGEHLQCDDECNQLCFLIREGKNWGIQATLLWACCHPSSSPHHHFAALSPFLLKPLPSTVPPPASLQSTAPSLALQNRIRCIVSPKLSSTPLVTRRQEHRIVKLRLRLHGVQNTVGLLEGKALRHKAASGDDGELWMWTRGALCRLRGGRRKLCYGGGIGSNCM, from the exons ATGGGAGAGCATTTGCAGTGTGATGATGAATGTAATCAGCTGTGCTTTCTGATTCGTGAGGGAAAAAACTGGGGCATTCAAGCAACGCTGCTTTGGGCA TGCTGCCACCCTTCATCCAGTCCACACCACCATTTCGCTGCGCTGTCGCCCTTCCTTCTGAAGCCCTTACCATCCACAGTGCCACCTCCTGCATCCCTACAGTCGACG GCGCCGTCACTGGCTCTGCAGAACCGGATTCGTTGCATCGTCAGCCCTAAGCTGTCTTCGACACCCCTGGTAACG CGAAGGCAGGAGCACAGGATTGTGAAACTACGATTGCGGCTGCACGGGGTGCAGAACACAGTGGGGCTCTTGGAAGGAAAGGCACTTCGCCACAAAGCTGCCTCTGGTGATGACGGTGAATTGTGGATGTGGACCAGAGGGGCACTATGTAGGCTGCGCGGCGGACGTCGAAAACTCTGTTACGGTGGTGGAATTGGAAGTAATTGTATGTAG
- the LOC107632374 gene encoding protein NUCLEAR FUSION DEFECTIVE 2 — MRSSPSFIAFSLLFIALLPSIQAHAPINAHFKSLSPFSSALETLQKQLGYTFKKIGLLRRAMTHASFSEENNKALAVLGGSVIETAVSFKLLSKDIDVSASELNKMVSRVSNVESSCAVDGTRLSLHKVVRVAPNTNASAPSVVCGAFRAIFGGIAIDTGNSDDAGSVFWNLHGDLLGNALSM, encoded by the exons ATGCGATcgtctccttccttcattgcctTTTCTCTGTTATTCATCGCACTCCTACCATCTATTCAG GCACACGCACCGATTAACGCTCACTTCAAATCTCTTTCGCCGTTTTCCTCCGCTCTCGAAACCCTCCAGAAACAGCTAGG TTACACTTTCAAGAAAATTGGGCTTCTTCGCCGTGCCATGACCCATGCTTCGTTCTCTGAGGAGAACAACAAAGCCTTGGCAGTTTTGGGCGGCAGTGTCATCGAAACCGCCGTGTCCTTCAAGCTTCTGTCCAAGGACATTGATGTTTCGGCTTCTGAGCTGAACAAAATGGTATCTCGAGTCTCAAATGTGGAATCTTCTTGTGCCGTCGATGGAACGCGGCTGAGCTTGCACAAGGTGGTTAGAGTTGCTCCCAATACCAACGCTTCTGCGCCTTCTGTGGTTTGCGGCGCGTTTCGAGCTATCTTTGGTGGCATTGCTATTGATACCGGAAATTCAGATGACGCAGGAAGTGTTTTCTGGAACCTTCATGGTGATCTTCTTGGCAATGCACTATCAATGTGA